Proteins encoded by one window of Sediminicoccus rosea:
- a CDS encoding acetolactate synthase catalytic subunit has product MPDAATPPGAIHNATVAMRLAEAFARHGVTTAFGQSLPSAFHLAAPAAGIRQMMYRQENMGGIMADGYARISGRVGVVTAQNGPAATLLVPPLAEALKASIPIVALVQEVNRNQADKNAFQELDHIRMFDPVSKWVRRIDRADRLEDYVDMAFTAACSGRPGPAVLLVPADLLSENAAPPSPRRACLGIYPLDRSLPDPARIEEAAALLAGAKAPLILAGGGIHSSDASAALAALQQGAHLPIGTTVMGKGAADETHPLTLGVIGYVMSPGARTHRLRGMVERADVVLLVGTRTNANATDNWTMFPPGTRFIHIDPDPMEIGRNYEALRLVGDARLTLEALAAALTRQDLSARAAARPGIEAEIAGAVADWQRRIAEVMTREGRLVRPERIMAELDRRLDPSAIVVADASYSSMWIGQFLTARRAGQRFLTPRGIAGLGWGVPLAIGAQVAAPDRRVVCLAGDGGFGHSWSELEMMRRLDLPVTLIVLNNGILGYQKHAELVKFGDHTDAVDFTDVDHTLIAQACGVASLKVTEASGIGPALDEAFAARRPMLIDVHSDPDARPPINYYAGHFDEPY; this is encoded by the coding sequence ATGCCGGACGCCGCCACGCCGCCGGGCGCCATCCACAATGCCACGGTCGCGATGCGCCTGGCCGAAGCGTTCGCCCGGCATGGCGTGACCACCGCCTTCGGGCAGAGCCTGCCCTCGGCCTTCCACCTCGCCGCCCCCGCCGCCGGCATCAGGCAGATGATGTACCGGCAGGAGAACATGGGCGGCATCATGGCCGATGGCTATGCGCGGATCAGCGGCCGCGTCGGCGTCGTCACCGCGCAGAACGGTCCCGCCGCCACGCTGCTGGTGCCCCCGCTGGCCGAGGCGCTGAAGGCCTCCATCCCCATCGTGGCCCTGGTGCAGGAGGTGAACCGCAACCAGGCGGACAAGAACGCCTTCCAGGAACTCGATCACATCCGGATGTTCGACCCGGTCTCGAAATGGGTGCGCCGCATTGATCGTGCGGATCGCCTGGAAGACTACGTGGACATGGCCTTCACCGCCGCCTGCTCGGGCCGACCGGGCCCGGCCGTGCTGCTGGTGCCGGCCGACCTGCTCTCCGAGAATGCGGCGCCGCCCAGCCCGCGCCGCGCGTGCCTCGGCATCTATCCGCTCGACCGCAGCCTGCCCGACCCGGCCCGCATCGAGGAGGCGGCCGCGCTGCTCGCAGGTGCCAAGGCGCCGCTGATCCTGGCCGGCGGCGGCATCCATTCCTCCGATGCCTCCGCCGCCCTCGCCGCGCTGCAGCAGGGCGCGCATCTGCCCATCGGTACCACCGTGATGGGCAAGGGGGCGGCGGATGAGACGCATCCGCTGACCCTCGGCGTCATCGGCTATGTCATGTCTCCCGGCGCGCGGACGCATCGCCTGCGCGGCATGGTGGAGCGCGCGGATGTGGTGCTGCTCGTCGGTACGCGCACCAATGCGAATGCGACCGACAATTGGACGATGTTCCCGCCCGGCACGCGCTTCATCCACATTGACCCCGACCCGATGGAGATCGGCCGCAACTACGAGGCGCTTCGCCTGGTGGGCGATGCGCGCCTCACGCTGGAAGCGCTCGCCGCCGCCCTCACGCGCCAGGATCTCTCCGCCCGTGCCGCCGCACGCCCCGGCATCGAGGCCGAGATCGCCGGTGCCGTCGCCGATTGGCAGCGCCGCATCGCCGAGGTGATGACGCGCGAGGGTCGGCTGGTGCGGCCCGAGCGCATCATGGCCGAGCTGGACCGCCGGCTCGACCCTTCGGCCATTGTGGTGGCCGATGCCAGCTATTCCTCCATGTGGATCGGCCAGTTCCTGACCGCGCGTCGCGCCGGGCAGCGCTTCCTGACGCCGCGCGGCATTGCGGGGCTGGGCTGGGGTGTGCCGCTTGCCATCGGCGCGCAGGTGGCCGCCCCGGACCGGCGCGTGGTCTGCCTCGCCGGCGATGGCGGCTTCGGCCATTCCTGGTCGGAGCTGGAGATGATGCGCCGGCTCGACCTGCCGGTGACGCTGATCGTGCTGAACAACGGCATCCTCGGCTACCAGAAGCACGCCGAGCTGGTGAAGTTCGGCGACCACACGGATGCGGTGGATTTCACCGATGTGGACCACACGCTGATCGCCCAGGCCTGCGGCGTGGCCAGCCTCAAGGTGACCGAGGCTTCCGGCATCGGCCCCGCGCTGGACGAGGCCTTCGCCGCCCGCCGCCCGATGCTGATTGATGTCCATTCCGACCCCGACGCGCGGCCGCCGATCAACTACTACGCCGGCCATTTCGACGAGCCCTATTGA
- a CDS encoding tellurite resistance TerB family protein has translation MMNAQSLLERFLGNNAAAPAPQPPASPWVNPAARGASDIAGAARQALDAAGGLGGLAASGAAGGLLGLLVGGKKKKKGGGLGGVLSHGGAAMLGALASQAYQSWQKGQSPAQTPVASPQQITTVAPQFLPAAAPATDGAPFELALIRAMIAAAKADGHVDSEEQRRIFEKVGAFGLDAESKAFVFDALAAPLGVSDIAALACTPEQAAELYLASRLAMEPDGPAELAYLDALAHRLKLPAELVSHLNHQADAA, from the coding sequence ATGATGAATGCGCAGAGCCTCCTCGAACGATTTCTCGGCAACAACGCGGCCGCCCCCGCGCCCCAGCCGCCTGCCTCGCCCTGGGTGAACCCCGCCGCGCGAGGCGCCTCCGACATTGCGGGCGCCGCGCGTCAGGCGTTGGACGCGGCAGGCGGGCTCGGAGGGCTAGCGGCCTCGGGCGCCGCCGGAGGTCTCCTTGGCCTTCTCGTCGGCGGCAAGAAAAAGAAGAAAGGCGGCGGCCTGGGCGGCGTGCTGAGTCATGGCGGTGCCGCCATGCTGGGTGCGCTGGCGAGCCAAGCTTATCAAAGCTGGCAAAAGGGCCAGTCCCCAGCGCAGACCCCGGTGGCCTCACCGCAACAGATCACCACCGTCGCGCCGCAATTCCTGCCGGCGGCTGCCCCAGCGACCGATGGGGCGCCCTTCGAGTTGGCGCTAATCCGCGCAATGATTGCCGCTGCGAAGGCGGATGGGCATGTGGATTCCGAGGAGCAGCGGCGGATCTTCGAGAAGGTGGGCGCCTTCGGCCTGGATGCCGAGAGCAAGGCCTTCGTCTTCGACGCGCTGGCGGCGCCGCTTGGCGTGTCGGACATCGCAGCCCTTGCCTGCACGCCCGAGCAGGCAGCGGAGCTCTACCTCGCCTCGCGCTTGGCGATGGAGCCGGACGGACCGGCCGAGCTCGCCTATCTGGACGCGCTGGCCCATCGCCTGAAACTACCGGCCGAGCTCGTCTCCCACCTGAATCATCAGGCTGACGCGGCCTGA
- a CDS encoding Bug family tripartite tricarboxylate transporter substrate binding protein, which yields MTPIHRRTALALASATAGLSSARAQTGDFPNKPLRIIVPYTPGGTTDIATRLVAEPLARALGQPVVIENRPGANSILGVGVAATSPPDGHTMVMVLPAHAANATLQAGRLPFDPLAFAPVSLVVQAPLVLAGSRHVPAQNLREYLDYARARPGQVNYGSSGIGATAHLAMEDLQLRTGLRMVHVPYRGTQPALADLMAGHIGMMFDTYSTLKPQFEAGNIRPLGIATATRPSFAAELPTIIEGGLPDFVVSSWCMLLAPPRTPQAIVDRLSAEVGRIVRQPAMAQRLQEIGFVVEGRPSADTGTFLRAEVTRWAGVIRSADVKVDG from the coding sequence ATGACCCCCATCCATCGCCGCACCGCGCTGGCGCTCGCCAGCGCCACCGCAGGCCTGTCCTCCGCCCGGGCGCAGACCGGCGATTTCCCGAACAAACCACTGCGCATCATCGTGCCCTACACGCCGGGCGGGACGACCGACATCGCGACCCGCCTGGTCGCCGAGCCACTGGCACGCGCGCTGGGCCAGCCGGTGGTGATCGAGAACCGCCCGGGGGCGAACAGCATTCTCGGCGTGGGGGTCGCCGCCACCAGTCCGCCTGATGGCCACACCATGGTGATGGTGCTTCCAGCGCACGCGGCCAACGCGACGCTCCAGGCCGGGCGCTTGCCCTTCGACCCGCTGGCCTTCGCGCCCGTCTCGCTCGTGGTGCAAGCGCCGCTGGTGCTGGCAGGTAGCCGGCATGTGCCAGCGCAGAATCTGCGCGAATATCTCGACTATGCCCGCGCCCGCCCCGGGCAAGTGAACTATGGGTCCAGCGGAATCGGCGCAACCGCCCATCTCGCCATGGAGGATCTGCAGCTGCGGACCGGGCTGCGAATGGTCCATGTGCCCTACCGCGGCACACAACCGGCGCTAGCCGATCTCATGGCCGGGCATATCGGCATGATGTTCGACACCTATTCCACGCTGAAGCCGCAATTCGAAGCGGGCAACATCCGGCCGCTCGGCATCGCCACCGCCACGCGGCCGAGCTTCGCAGCCGAGTTGCCGACCATCATCGAGGGCGGCCTGCCGGATTTCGTGGTGAGCTCCTGGTGCATGCTGCTGGCGCCGCCCCGCACGCCGCAGGCCATCGTGGACCGGCTGTCCGCCGAAGTGGGGCGCATCGTGCGCCAACCCGCCATGGCACAGCGCCTGCAGGAGATCGGCTTCGTGGTCGAGGGCCGACCTTCGGCCGACACTGGGACCTTTCTGCGGGCGGAAGTCACGCGCTGGGCCGGTGTCATTCGTTCGGCCGATGTGAAGGTGGACGGCTGA
- a CDS encoding LysR family transcriptional regulator, giving the protein MDLRQLRTFLAVAELGSLRQAALRLRIAETALSRQMRLLEADLGQPLFRRHGRGLALTEAGHALRERAAPLLQQLDALREGMRGRQGEVSGAVSIGLPWLFLERLSAGLARRFIPAHPAVSIRFIGGFADHLQDAMLSGAADLALIFDPPPARAIRLTPLLREEMRLVAHAAAGYRAEAPQLFRRLGEVPLVLPGPRNPFRQRLEELALRHGVTLDVRFEVETLAPQKALVVGGVAQMLASSMAVSAEVEAGLLCETRLADEPIIRTLYLAEPRAGARSLAAARMADAVREEAVGWSGGGDFGPG; this is encoded by the coding sequence ATGGACCTACGCCAGCTGAGAACCTTCCTGGCCGTGGCCGAACTCGGCAGCCTGCGCCAGGCGGCGCTTCGCCTGCGCATCGCCGAGACGGCACTGAGCCGTCAGATGCGGCTGCTCGAGGCCGATCTGGGCCAGCCCCTCTTTCGCCGGCATGGCCGCGGCCTTGCCCTGACCGAGGCGGGGCATGCGCTGCGGGAGCGCGCAGCGCCGCTGCTGCAGCAACTCGACGCGCTGCGTGAAGGGATGCGCGGTCGCCAGGGCGAGGTTTCGGGCGCCGTGAGCATCGGCCTGCCCTGGCTCTTTCTGGAGCGGCTAAGCGCCGGCCTCGCACGGCGCTTCATTCCCGCCCATCCCGCTGTCAGCATCCGCTTCATCGGCGGCTTCGCCGATCACCTGCAGGACGCCATGCTCTCGGGTGCCGCTGATCTCGCCCTGATCTTCGATCCGCCCCCCGCGCGCGCGATCCGCCTGACGCCGCTGCTGCGGGAGGAAATGCGCCTCGTGGCTCATGCCGCTGCTGGCTACCGGGCCGAGGCGCCACAGCTCTTTCGCCGCCTGGGGGAGGTGCCGCTGGTGCTGCCCGGTCCGCGCAACCCCTTTCGCCAGCGGCTGGAAGAGTTGGCGCTTCGCCATGGCGTCACGCTTGATGTTCGCTTCGAGGTGGAAACGCTGGCTCCGCAAAAGGCGCTGGTGGTGGGCGGCGTGGCGCAGATGCTGGCGTCGTCCATGGCGGTCAGCGCCGAGGTCGAGGCCGGCCTGCTGTGCGAGACACGGCTGGCCGATGAACCGATCATCCGCACGCTCTATCTGGCGGAGCCTCGGGCAGGGGCGCGCAGTCTGGCCGCCGCGCGCATGGCCGACGCGGTGCGGGAGGAAGCTGTCGGGTGGAGCGGGGGCGGGGACTTCGGACCCGGGTGA
- a CDS encoding tripartite tricarboxylate transporter substrate binding protein, with product MLRLALALLAGLLPGASALAQAELPARGITIIVPYAAGGVTDTLARLMAERLTPRLGVNVLAENRSGAGGLIAAQAVARARPDGATLLMHSSAILVVAANTPDLRFDPITELAPVGFVAGLPAVLVVNPAVPARSMPELLGWLRANPGRVNCGILGEGSTDHQACKAIERTAGTTMEFPVYRGLPPLNIDLLAGLIQMNFGSASIQMPLVREGRLRALAVGTAQRLAELPELPTLLESGVPYDGLAVNALFAPAGTPAPLLARLNAEVAGIMAEPAMRERIAGMGALPGPPDAASLAATFRRDWDRARAAAQR from the coding sequence ATGCTTCGCCTTGCCCTCGCCCTCCTCGCCGGCCTCCTGCCCGGTGCTTCCGCCCTGGCACAGGCCGAACTGCCGGCGCGCGGCATCACCATCATCGTTCCCTATGCGGCCGGCGGCGTCACCGACACGCTGGCACGGCTGATGGCCGAGCGCCTCACGCCACGCCTCGGCGTGAACGTCCTTGCGGAAAACCGCAGCGGCGCGGGCGGGCTGATCGCAGCCCAGGCGGTGGCCCGCGCCCGACCGGACGGCGCAACGCTGTTGATGCACAGCAGCGCCATCCTGGTCGTCGCCGCGAACACGCCCGACCTGCGCTTCGATCCCATCACCGAGCTAGCGCCGGTGGGCTTCGTCGCGGGGCTTCCTGCCGTGCTGGTGGTGAACCCCGCCGTGCCGGCGCGCAGCATGCCCGAATTGCTCGGCTGGCTGCGGGCCAATCCTGGCCGGGTGAATTGCGGCATCCTGGGCGAGGGCAGCACCGACCATCAGGCCTGCAAAGCTATCGAGCGCACCGCCGGCACCACAATGGAGTTCCCGGTCTATCGCGGCCTGCCGCCGCTCAACATCGACCTCCTGGCCGGGCTGATCCAGATGAATTTCGGGTCGGCCTCCATCCAGATGCCGCTGGTGCGCGAGGGCCGGCTGCGCGCACTCGCCGTGGGGACGGCGCAGCGACTGGCCGAATTACCGGAACTGCCGACGCTGCTGGAATCGGGCGTGCCCTATGACGGGCTGGCAGTGAATGCGCTCTTCGCGCCGGCCGGCACGCCCGCCCCGCTGCTGGCCCGGCTGAACGCCGAAGTCGCGGGGATCATGGCCGAGCCCGCGATGCGCGAGAGGATCGCGGGCATGGGTGCCCTGCCCGGCCCACCCGATGCCGCCTCCCTCGCCGCCACCTTCCGGCGCGACTGGGATCGCGCCCGCGCCGCCGCCCAACGCTGA
- a CDS encoding DUF1028 domain-containing protein, which translates to MTYSIVARCPKSGQYGIGVATYSPVVGSNVPLVVPGRGAVAHQCVASPAFRAMAGRLLGEGASAEGVLGTLAACDPFWQSRQVILVDAYGGVAGFTGERAPPHAGHRLGQGFAVAGNVLTETCLADTWEGYVATEATDLPLAERLVRALEAGARSGGQAEGLTSAALLVAGHDSFPLVDLRVDVHDTPVKALRHAWDFMRPLGDYYVQRKTNPIGLPRWWQKRMEEVPGWKPNHLVQVIPQQ; encoded by the coding sequence ATGACCTATTCCATCGTCGCCCGCTGCCCGAAGAGCGGCCAATACGGCATCGGTGTCGCCACCTATTCGCCCGTCGTCGGCAGCAATGTGCCGCTTGTGGTGCCGGGGCGCGGGGCCGTCGCGCATCAATGCGTTGCCTCACCGGCGTTCCGCGCCATGGCGGGGCGGCTGCTGGGTGAAGGCGCTTCGGCGGAGGGCGTGCTCGGCACGCTGGCTGCCTGCGATCCGTTCTGGCAGAGTCGGCAGGTGATCCTGGTTGATGCCTATGGCGGCGTCGCCGGCTTCACGGGCGAGCGTGCGCCGCCGCACGCCGGCCACCGCCTGGGCCAAGGCTTCGCTGTCGCCGGCAATGTGCTGACCGAGACCTGCCTCGCCGACACCTGGGAGGGCTATGTGGCCACCGAGGCCACCGATCTGCCGCTGGCCGAGCGGCTGGTGCGCGCATTGGAGGCCGGCGCACGCTCCGGTGGGCAGGCCGAGGGGCTGACTTCTGCCGCGCTGCTGGTGGCAGGCCATGACAGCTTCCCATTGGTGGATCTGCGTGTGGACGTGCACGACACGCCGGTGAAGGCGCTGCGGCATGCCTGGGATTTCATGCGGCCGCTCGGCGACTATTACGTTCAGCGCAAGACCAACCCCATCGGGCTGCCGCGTTGGTGGCAGAAGCGGATGGAAGAGGTGCCGGGCTGGAAGCCCAACCATCTCGTCCAGGTGATCCCGCAGCAATAG
- a CDS encoding nuclear transport factor 2 family protein — protein MPHDTKTLLRDFAAAWNRHDIEGLLALVTEDCVFETAAGPTAQGSIFAGKAALRAAFPAAWQTWPDARWEDAVHVVAGSRAFSEWTFRGTDRAGSGVEVRGVDLFEIRDGLIARKDTYRKVRTG, from the coding sequence GTGCCGCATGACACCAAAACCCTTCTGCGTGACTTCGCCGCTGCCTGGAACCGCCATGACATCGAGGGGCTTCTCGCCCTCGTCACCGAGGATTGCGTCTTCGAGACGGCGGCCGGCCCCACCGCGCAGGGCTCGATCTTCGCGGGAAAGGCAGCCTTGCGCGCAGCCTTTCCCGCCGCCTGGCAGACCTGGCCCGATGCGCGCTGGGAGGATGCGGTGCATGTGGTCGCAGGCAGCCGCGCCTTCAGTGAGTGGACCTTCCGCGGCACGGATCGGGCAGGGTCGGGTGTCGAGGTGCGCGGTGTCGATCTGTTCGAGATTCGTGACGGACTGATCGCCCGCAAGGACACCTATCGCAAGGTCAGGACAGGCTGA
- a CDS encoding polysaccharide deacetylase family protein: protein MSIRDRWNGLRRRSLDRLARRFCAARAENHAGRPLVSVVFDDIPQSAALEGGRALLARGMRGTYFVAGGLEGGVAADGEPFFTRDDLLRLAGDGHEIGCHTFSHRSMPRLSSTEVMDDLARNRDYLASRLGEMPVHSFAYPYGDTCPRTKRIVRRHFPVARGVYHGINEGALDIAQLRTLAIETCAMHWDMFTAALDRAAATNAWVVLVTHDVRSRPGPWGTTPTDIARVLDEVQRRGIEVQTMAKAHAAVRGGATAPPGLISAAALPVDRQSIA from the coding sequence ATGAGCATCCGCGATCGCTGGAATGGCCTCAGGCGGCGCAGCCTGGATCGCCTGGCGCGCCGCTTCTGCGCGGCGCGGGCGGAGAACCACGCGGGGCGCCCGCTGGTCAGCGTGGTCTTCGACGACATTCCCCAAAGCGCCGCGCTGGAGGGTGGGCGCGCCCTGCTCGCCCGTGGCATGCGCGGCACCTATTTCGTGGCCGGCGGCCTCGAAGGCGGCGTCGCGGCGGATGGTGAGCCCTTCTTCACCCGCGACGACCTGCTTCGCCTCGCCGGCGATGGTCATGAGATTGGCTGCCACACCTTCAGCCATCGTTCGATGCCCCGGCTGAGTTCGACCGAGGTGATGGACGATCTCGCCCGCAACCGGGACTACCTGGCCTCCCGACTGGGCGAAATGCCGGTGCACAGCTTCGCCTACCCCTATGGGGACACCTGCCCGCGCACCAAGCGCATCGTGCGCCGCCATTTCCCGGTCGCGCGCGGGGTCTATCACGGTATCAATGAGGGCGCCCTCGACATCGCCCAGCTTCGGACGCTCGCCATCGAGACATGCGCCATGCACTGGGACATGTTTACGGCGGCCCTCGACCGCGCCGCCGCGACAAATGCTTGGGTGGTGCTGGTGACGCACGACGTGCGCTCTCGCCCAGGTCCCTGGGGCACGACGCCCACCGATATCGCCCGCGTCCTGGACGAGGTGCAGCGCCGGGGGATCGAGGTGCAGACCATGGCCAAAGCGCACGCGGCCGTTCGGGGCGGCGCGACGGCCCCGCCGGGGCTCATCTCCGCCGCTGCCCTGCCGGTCGATCGGCAGAGCATCGCGTGA
- a CDS encoding GNAT family N-acetyltransferase, translated as MTADHPAPPASLEGVSRGAGPGSASIRIFTSMDEAEAMWRAAERSLIHTAFQTYEWLATWVETLGTEVAITPLIVLVEEGERPVMLIPLGRAKRRGIATITFLGGEVTDYHAPLVAADWQDRLAPAGFAPLWTRILAALPRADLLRLGQMPEDILGVPNPFASLPGARPSDVALSLRLPANVEDFRRGLRSNLASDTRRKRRRLAEIGAVEHAVARTPEEMSAAVAAMADRKSRRFLETTGKDPFARPAFRAFYDRMSQRVPGDGAVQASVLRVGGEVVAAHWGVVHRGRFYYLMIGWSAGEWFRYSVGRILIDALIAAAIEDRLEVFDLTIGDEAYKSDWANERLTLLALNLALSPAGRVVLAAEAARHALRERAKRVQWLRALVRRLAGRKPLTDGG; from the coding sequence GTGACCGCGGACCACCCCGCCCCGCCCGCATCGCTGGAGGGTGTGTCCCGCGGCGCCGGGCCCGGGTCGGCGAGCATCCGCATCTTCACGAGCATGGACGAGGCCGAGGCCATGTGGCGTGCGGCGGAGCGAAGCCTGATCCACACCGCCTTCCAGACCTACGAGTGGCTCGCCACCTGGGTGGAGACACTCGGGACGGAGGTCGCGATCACCCCGCTGATCGTGCTGGTCGAGGAAGGGGAACGGCCGGTGATGCTGATCCCGCTCGGCCGTGCCAAGCGGCGGGGCATTGCGACCATCACCTTCCTGGGCGGCGAGGTCACCGATTACCACGCGCCGCTTGTGGCGGCAGACTGGCAGGATCGGCTGGCGCCGGCGGGCTTCGCGCCGCTCTGGACGCGCATCCTGGCCGCGCTGCCACGCGCGGATCTGCTGCGGCTCGGGCAGATGCCGGAGGACATCCTCGGCGTGCCGAACCCCTTCGCGAGCCTGCCCGGCGCGCGGCCTTCCGATGTCGCCCTGAGCTTGCGCCTGCCGGCCAATGTGGAGGACTTCCGGCGCGGATTGCGGTCCAATCTGGCCTCCGACACCCGGCGCAAGCGCCGGCGCCTCGCCGAGATCGGCGCGGTCGAGCACGCGGTTGCACGCACGCCGGAGGAGATGTCGGCCGCGGTCGCCGCCATGGCCGACCGCAAGTCGCGCCGCTTCCTGGAAACGACGGGTAAGGACCCTTTCGCCCGCCCCGCCTTCCGGGCCTTCTACGACCGCATGTCCCAGCGCGTTCCGGGTGACGGCGCTGTGCAGGCAAGCGTGCTGCGGGTGGGCGGCGAGGTGGTGGCTGCCCATTGGGGTGTCGTCCATCGTGGCCGCTTCTACTACCTGATGATCGGTTGGTCGGCGGGCGAGTGGTTTCGCTACTCCGTCGGTCGAATCCTGATCGACGCGCTCATCGCCGCGGCGATCGAGGACAGGCTCGAGGTCTTCGACCTCACCATCGGCGACGAGGCCTACAAATCCGATTGGGCGAATGAGCGCCTGACGCTGTTGGCGCTCAACCTTGCGCTGAGCCCGGCAGGGCGTGTCGTGCTGGCTGCCGAGGCGGCGCGTCACGCGCTGCGCGAGAGAGCGAAGCGGGTGCAGTGGCTGCGCGCCCTGGTCCGGCGCCTGGCCGGACGCAAGCCGTTGACCGACGGGGGCTGA
- the kdpF gene encoding K(+)-transporting ATPase subunit F encodes MGYDLWLGGAVALCLLGYLLWALLRPESL; translated from the coding sequence ATGGGCTACGACCTCTGGCTCGGCGGCGCTGTCGCCTTGTGCCTCCTCGGCTACCTCCTTTGGGCCCTGCTGCGGCCTGAAAGCCTCTGA
- the kdpA gene encoding potassium-transporting ATPase subunit KdpA, with product MTIIGWAQIALVLGCALLLSVPAGAWLAAIAEGRLGPLTRLDMALLRGAGVDPARGQSWQGYLAAMLAFNAAGFALLYAMLRLQGVLPLNPQHFDGIPPFLAFNTAISFVTNTNWQAYAGETAMSHLSQMTGLAVQNFLSAATGIALAFAVIRAFAAGGLTQLGNFWADLTRVTLWLLLPGAVLAAVVFIAMGVPQTLEAGVTATTLVGGEQSIPLGPVGFQLAIKHLGTNGGGFFGVNSLHPFEGPSALATSLQIILQVVIPFGLCLAFGRMIGDARQGRALLAVMVGFLLAATLAIYAAEAAGNPLHIAAGVSPAQGNMEGKDLRFGLALAALFTATTTGASCGAVNAMLDSFTPLGGLVPLFLIQLGEVLPGGVGSGLYGMLVFALLAVFIAGLMVGRTPEYLGKKVQAREVKLAMLAVLVLPAAILGLAGLSLVLEVGTASLQDAGPHGLTEMLYAYTSAAGNNGSAFGGLAADTPWLNTTLGFAMLAGRFGFAIPVLAIAGSLAAKPRATEGPGTLPTHGPLFAGLLAGVILILGGLQYLPALALGPIAEHVAMLAGQSF from the coding sequence ATGACGATCATCGGATGGGCGCAGATTGCGCTCGTGCTGGGCTGTGCGCTGCTGCTGTCGGTGCCGGCCGGGGCTTGGCTTGCGGCCATCGCCGAGGGGCGGCTCGGGCCGCTCACTCGGCTGGATATGGCGCTGCTCCGGGGGGCCGGCGTAGATCCGGCGCGCGGCCAATCCTGGCAGGGCTATCTGGCGGCGATGCTGGCCTTCAATGCGGCCGGGTTCGCTCTGCTCTACGCGATGCTGCGCCTGCAGGGGGTGCTGCCGCTGAACCCGCAGCACTTCGATGGCATCCCGCCCTTCCTCGCCTTCAACACCGCGATCTCTTTCGTCACCAACACCAACTGGCAGGCCTATGCGGGCGAGACGGCGATGTCGCATCTCAGCCAGATGACGGGCCTCGCCGTGCAGAACTTCCTTTCGGCCGCAACGGGCATCGCGCTCGCCTTCGCCGTGATCCGCGCCTTCGCCGCCGGCGGCTTGACGCAACTCGGCAATTTCTGGGCCGACCTGACGCGCGTGACGCTCTGGCTGCTGCTGCCGGGCGCGGTCCTGGCGGCCGTCGTCTTCATCGCTATGGGCGTGCCGCAGACGCTGGAGGCCGGCGTGACCGCCACGACGCTGGTCGGCGGCGAGCAGAGTATCCCACTCGGCCCCGTCGGCTTCCAGCTCGCCATCAAGCATCTCGGCACCAATGGCGGTGGCTTTTTCGGGGTGAACTCACTGCATCCCTTCGAGGGGCCGAGCGCGCTCGCCACCAGCCTGCAGATCATCCTGCAGGTGGTGATCCCCTTTGGCCTCTGCCTCGCCTTCGGCCGCATGATCGGCGATGCGCGGCAGGGGCGCGCGCTGCTGGCCGTGATGGTCGGCTTCCTGCTGGCCGCGACGCTTGCCATCTACGCCGCCGAGGCCGCGGGCAACCCGCTGCATATCGCGGCCGGGGTCTCCCCCGCGCAAGGCAACATGGAGGGCAAGGATCTCCGCTTCGGCCTGGCGCTCGCCGCCCTCTTCACCGCCACCACCACGGGCGCGAGCTGCGGCGCGGTGAATGCGATGCTGGACAGCTTCACGCCGCTGGGTGGCCTCGTGCCGCTCTTCCTCATCCAGCTTGGCGAGGTGCTGCCGGGCGGCGTGGGCTCCGGCCTCTACGGCATGCTGGTCTTCGCGCTGCTCGCCGTCTTCATCGCCGGGCTGATGGTGGGGCGCACGCCGGAATATCTCGGCAAGAAGGTGCAGGCGCGCGAGGTGAAGCTCGCCATGCTTGCCGTGCTGGTGCTGCCGGCGGCGATCCTGGGCCTCGCCGGCCTTTCGCTGGTGCTGGAAGTGGGCACCGCCTCGCTTCAGGATGCCGGGCCGCATGGCCTGACCGAGATGCTCTACGCCTATACCTCGGCGGCAGGGAACAATGGCTCGGCATTTGGCGGGCTGGCGGCGGATACGCCCTGGCTCAACACCACGCTGGGCTTCGCCATGCTGGCCGGGCGCTTCGGCTTCGCCATCCCCGTGCTCGCCATCGCCGGCAGCCTGGCCGCCAAGCCGCGCGCGACCGAAGGCCCCGGCACATTGCCGACCCATGGCCCGCTCTTCGCGGGACTGCTGGCCGGCGTCATCCTCATCCTGGGCGGGTTGCAATACCTGCCCGCCCTCGCCCTCGGCCCGATCGCGGAGCATGTCGCGATGCTCGCCGGGCAGAGCTTCTGA